One window of Xanthomonas sp. 10-10 genomic DNA carries:
- a CDS encoding TonB-dependent receptor translates to MSMLSLPIHRRPVTGPRPLRSTLAAALVVALSVGTVVPALAQQAGNGDATQTLDSVVVTGSRLRRVDTETANPVVTVSQEQIAATGKATVGDLLQELPSIAGNATNPYTNNGGGTGASAISLRGLGEKRTLVLVNGIRLAYNDVNAIPSSMIERIEVLSDGASAVYGSDAIGGVVNFILRTHFDGVQFSSDFGTSSERDGNRRNFALTAGKTWERGSLIGGLSYHNIDPVSAGARDYSKDALALTDGVPVKQGSSATPTGTVNFNDGSDQSNQLRQVNGCARVTLNGGVSGRAGPGDFHCYNASADSYNYQPFNLLQTPQKRTNAFLLGTFRFSDSVEGYLNTWFSKTESASIIAPIPIFSNGDNILVSSQSYYNPFGVNFGTDRTTGTSYNDLNTRATVLGNRSYQYNTYNFQISPGLRGRFGDSSWQWDANFNYGKVKQKSINNGFLDYAAFNQAIGPSFLDSDGVVKCGSAGAAIAGCTPLNFFNLNDSSNLATLQGMVVNPIVTSVYTVKQFEANANGTLFELPAGAASLAAGLSYRKERSTTASDALWTGDENGLCGVIEYCSSTLSGSFDVKEAYAEALFPLLKELPGINALNITLGTRFSDYSSVGSKTNSKVSLEYRPIENLLVRGTVSQVFRAPNINELYAGVAGDAATVNDPCNGYTGGNNVACANVPTDGSYQQSDGQVSGKVSGAAVAGYQLKPETGKSYDVGLVYDPQWIDGLSISADWWRIDLEDTITTVSAQTVLNQCYANSASAFCALIHRNGNGTINYIAEPTVNLGKLWAKGMDFNLTYRLPSTPWGNITAGLNGTYLTRYDVLPDTTDPSSVTIHNVGRYTQAYGNFPRWRALGTVSWALDDWSATWRIRYVGHTAIGNSDPDQSLSADSSTPTVVRNIGAYVYNNLQLGYNVEPWHTRFEVGVDNIANKQPPLYYSNNVGNANTDVATYDLLGRFYWARATVKF, encoded by the coding sequence ATGTCGATGTTGTCGCTGCCCATCCATCGCCGTCCCGTCACGGGGCCGCGCCCGCTGCGCAGCACGCTTGCCGCCGCGCTGGTCGTGGCGCTTTCCGTAGGCACGGTGGTTCCCGCGCTGGCGCAGCAAGCCGGCAACGGCGATGCAACGCAGACGCTCGACAGCGTTGTGGTCACCGGCTCGCGCCTGCGCCGCGTGGATACCGAAACCGCCAATCCGGTGGTCACGGTCAGCCAGGAACAGATCGCGGCGACCGGCAAGGCGACGGTGGGCGATCTGTTGCAGGAACTGCCATCGATCGCCGGCAACGCCACCAATCCCTACACCAACAACGGCGGCGGCACCGGGGCCTCGGCGATTTCGCTGCGCGGCCTGGGCGAAAAGCGCACCCTGGTGCTGGTCAACGGCATCCGCCTGGCCTACAACGACGTCAACGCCATTCCGTCCAGCATGATCGAGCGCATCGAGGTGCTCAGCGATGGCGCCTCGGCGGTGTACGGCTCCGATGCCATCGGTGGCGTGGTCAACTTCATCCTGCGCACGCACTTCGATGGCGTGCAGTTCAGCAGCGACTTCGGCACCAGCAGCGAGCGCGACGGCAATCGTCGCAACTTCGCCCTTACCGCCGGCAAGACCTGGGAGCGCGGCAGCCTGATCGGTGGGCTGTCGTATCACAACATCGACCCGGTCTCGGCCGGTGCGCGCGACTATTCGAAGGATGCGCTGGCGCTGACCGATGGCGTGCCGGTGAAGCAGGGCTCGTCTGCCACCCCGACCGGCACGGTCAACTTCAACGATGGCTCGGATCAATCCAATCAGCTCCGGCAGGTCAACGGCTGCGCGCGCGTCACGCTCAATGGCGGCGTCAGCGGCCGCGCGGGCCCTGGCGATTTCCACTGTTACAACGCCAGCGCCGACTCCTACAACTACCAGCCGTTCAACCTGCTGCAGACCCCGCAAAAGCGCACCAATGCCTTCCTGCTGGGTACGTTCCGCTTCAGCGACAGCGTCGAGGGTTACCTCAACACCTGGTTCAGTAAAACCGAGTCGGCCTCGATCATCGCGCCGATCCCGATCTTCTCCAACGGCGACAACATCCTGGTGTCGTCGCAGAGTTACTACAACCCGTTCGGGGTCAACTTCGGCACCGATCGCACCACGGGTACCTCGTACAACGACCTCAACACGCGCGCCACGGTGCTCGGCAACCGCAGTTATCAATACAACACCTACAACTTCCAGATCAGCCCCGGCCTGCGTGGCCGCTTCGGCGACAGTTCCTGGCAGTGGGATGCAAACTTCAACTACGGCAAGGTCAAGCAGAAGTCGATCAACAACGGCTTCCTGGACTATGCCGCGTTCAACCAGGCCATCGGGCCGTCGTTTCTGGACAGCGATGGTGTGGTCAAGTGCGGTAGCGCGGGCGCGGCGATTGCAGGGTGCACACCGCTGAACTTCTTCAACCTCAACGACAGCTCCAACCTGGCCACGTTGCAGGGCATGGTGGTCAACCCGATCGTGACCAGCGTGTACACGGTCAAGCAATTCGAAGCCAACGCCAACGGCACGTTGTTCGAACTGCCGGCTGGCGCGGCGAGCCTGGCGGCCGGGCTTTCGTATCGCAAGGAGCGCTCGACGACGGCGTCGGATGCGCTGTGGACCGGCGACGAGAACGGCCTGTGCGGGGTGATCGAGTACTGTTCGTCCACACTGAGCGGCAGCTTCGACGTCAAGGAAGCGTACGCCGAAGCGTTGTTCCCGCTGCTCAAGGAGCTGCCTGGCATCAACGCGCTCAATATCACCCTGGGCACGCGTTTTTCCGATTACAGCTCGGTGGGCAGCAAGACCAACAGCAAGGTGTCGCTGGAGTATCGGCCGATCGAAAACCTGCTGGTGCGCGGCACCGTCTCGCAGGTGTTCCGCGCGCCCAACATCAATGAACTGTATGCCGGTGTCGCAGGCGATGCAGCCACCGTCAACGACCCCTGCAACGGCTACACCGGCGGCAACAACGTCGCCTGCGCCAATGTGCCCACCGACGGCAGCTACCAGCAATCGGACGGGCAGGTGTCGGGCAAGGTGTCCGGCGCGGCAGTGGCCGGCTACCAGCTCAAGCCGGAAACCGGCAAGTCGTACGACGTGGGCCTGGTCTATGACCCGCAGTGGATCGACGGCCTGTCGATCAGCGCCGACTGGTGGCGCATCGATCTGGAAGACACCATCACCACCGTCTCCGCGCAAACCGTGCTCAACCAGTGCTACGCGAACTCGGCAAGCGCGTTCTGCGCGTTGATCCATCGCAACGGTAACGGCACCATCAATTACATCGCCGAGCCCACCGTCAACCTGGGCAAGCTGTGGGCCAAGGGCATGGACTTCAATCTGACCTACCGGTTGCCGTCCACGCCATGGGGCAACATCACCGCCGGCCTCAACGGCACCTATCTCACCCGCTACGACGTGCTGCCCGACACCACCGACCCCAGCTCGGTCACCATCCACAATGTCGGCCGCTACACGCAGGCGTACGGCAACTTCCCGCGCTGGCGCGCGCTGGGGACGGTGAGTTGGGCCTTGGACGACTGGAGCGCCACCTGGCGCATCCGCTATGTCGGCCACACCGCCATCGGCAATTCGGATCCGGACCAGAGCCTGTCGGCCGATTCCAGCACGCCGACAGTGGTGCGCAACATCGGTGCGTACGTCTACAACAACCTGCAGCTCGGCTACAACGTGGAGCCCTGGCATACGCGCTTCGAGGTGGGCGTGGACAATATCGCCAACAAGCAGCCGCCGTTGTATTACTCCAACAACGTGGGCAATGCGAACACCGATGTAGCGACCTACGATCTGCTCGGCCGGTTCTACTGGGCGCGTGCAACGGTGAAGTTTTGA
- a CDS encoding glycoside hydrolase family 127 protein: MTEPSRTERVTDHTLSLSRRRFLAWSSLAVAAGFLRFPADASAAQPGRMRAVPLAQVRLTPSLFLDALDTNRRYLMRLQPDRLLHNFVLYAGLDPKAPAYGGWEADTIAGHTLGHYLSALALMHAQTGDAQCATRAAYLVSELARCQAHGGDGYVAGFTRKNAAGKIESGRAVFDELKRGKIDPAPFYLNGSWAPLYTWHKLFAGLLDVHAHCDNAQALQVAVGLAGYLQGIFAALDGAQLQKVLSCEFGGLNESFVELHVQTGDAQWLALAQRLHHHAVLDPLIAQRDELVHQHSNTNIPKLIGLAREYEVTGDAASGAAARFFWHTVTDHHTYVIGGNGDREYFQQPDSISKFLTEQTCEHCASYNMLKLTRHLYHWGPQAAYFDYYERTLLNHVMAQQHPRTGMFTYMTPLLAGEARGWSTPFDDFWCCVGSGMEAHAQFGDSIYWEDGQGVYVNLYVPSTVRDAAGFALSLRSTLPEQGQVTLQIAAAPATARTLALRVPGWAGAFTLQVNGQLQNLQPMDGYLRIERVWAAGDTVSLQLEMPLRLEPTADDPAWVAIMRGPLVLAADLGDAATPWSNKTPALIGGDDILQRLRPLPAHGHYAYADGAQQWQFSPFYAQFDRRSAVYLEHRDASAWQQRQAELAAADAAQRALDARALDRIALGEEASEKAHALTSDSSYALSYRRRAGRDARTGGFIAFTLRNTAKARILRLRYWGDETRRRFRILADGELIANERLDGNRGLDFVDVDYALPAAVAGRATLQIRIEPETGYSAGPAFGCWVLASV; the protein is encoded by the coding sequence ATGACAGAGCCATCCCGCACCGAGCGCGTCACCGATCACACCTTGTCCCTGTCGCGGCGGCGCTTTCTGGCCTGGAGCAGTCTGGCAGTGGCTGCGGGCTTCCTGCGCTTCCCCGCCGATGCCAGCGCCGCCCAGCCTGGCCGCATGCGCGCGGTGCCGCTGGCCCAGGTGCGCCTGACGCCGTCGCTGTTCCTGGATGCGCTCGACACCAATCGCCGCTACCTGATGCGGCTGCAGCCGGACCGGCTATTGCACAACTTCGTGCTGTACGCCGGTCTCGACCCCAAGGCGCCTGCCTATGGCGGTTGGGAAGCGGACACCATCGCAGGCCATACGCTGGGCCACTATCTCAGTGCGTTGGCCTTGATGCATGCGCAAACCGGCGATGCGCAATGCGCCACGCGTGCCGCTTATCTGGTGAGCGAGCTGGCGCGTTGCCAGGCACATGGAGGCGATGGTTATGTGGCCGGCTTCACCCGCAAGAACGCCGCAGGCAAGATCGAAAGCGGGCGTGCGGTCTTCGATGAACTCAAGCGCGGCAAGATCGACCCCGCACCGTTCTATCTCAATGGCAGCTGGGCGCCGCTGTACACCTGGCACAAGCTGTTTGCCGGCCTGCTGGACGTGCATGCGCATTGCGACAATGCACAGGCGCTGCAGGTGGCGGTGGGGCTGGCCGGTTATCTGCAAGGCATTTTTGCGGCGTTGGACGGTGCGCAGCTGCAGAAGGTGCTGTCCTGCGAATTCGGTGGCCTCAACGAATCGTTCGTCGAGTTGCATGTGCAAACCGGCGATGCGCAGTGGTTGGCACTGGCGCAGCGCCTGCATCATCACGCCGTGCTCGACCCGCTGATCGCCCAGCGCGACGAACTGGTGCACCAGCATTCCAATACCAATATTCCCAAACTGATCGGCCTGGCACGCGAGTACGAAGTCACCGGCGATGCCGCATCCGGCGCGGCCGCGCGCTTCTTCTGGCACACCGTCACCGACCACCACACCTACGTGATCGGCGGCAACGGCGACCGCGAGTACTTCCAGCAGCCGGACAGCATTTCAAAGTTTCTCACCGAGCAGACCTGCGAGCACTGCGCCAGCTACAACATGCTCAAGCTCACCCGGCATCTGTATCATTGGGGGCCGCAGGCTGCATATTTCGACTATTACGAACGCACGCTGCTCAACCACGTGATGGCGCAGCAGCATCCGCGCACCGGCATGTTCACCTACATGACACCGCTGCTGGCCGGCGAAGCGCGCGGCTGGTCCACACCGTTCGACGATTTCTGGTGCTGCGTCGGCAGCGGCATGGAGGCGCATGCGCAGTTCGGCGACTCCATCTACTGGGAAGACGGGCAGGGCGTCTACGTCAATCTGTATGTGCCCTCCACGGTGCGCGATGCAGCCGGGTTTGCGCTAAGCCTGCGCAGCACGCTGCCCGAACAGGGCCAGGTCACACTGCAGATCGCCGCAGCGCCCGCAACGGCGCGTACCCTTGCGCTGCGCGTGCCTGGCTGGGCCGGCGCGTTCACCTTGCAGGTCAATGGTCAGCTGCAGAACCTGCAACCGATGGATGGGTATTTGCGCATCGAACGGGTATGGGCCGCTGGCGACACCGTGTCCCTGCAGCTGGAGATGCCGCTGCGCCTGGAACCCACAGCGGACGATCCGGCATGGGTCGCGATCATGCGCGGCCCGCTGGTGCTGGCGGCCGACCTCGGCGATGCCGCAACGCCGTGGAGCAACAAGACCCCGGCGCTGATCGGTGGTGACGATATTCTGCAACGCCTGCGGCCGCTGCCGGCGCACGGCCACTACGCCTATGCCGATGGCGCCCAGCAATGGCAATTTTCCCCGTTCTATGCCCAGTTCGATCGCCGCAGCGCCGTCTACCTGGAGCACCGCGACGCCTCCGCCTGGCAACAACGCCAGGCCGAGCTGGCGGCGGCGGATGCGGCGCAACGCGCACTCGACGCGCGTGCCCTGGATCGCATCGCCCTGGGCGAGGAAGCATCGGAAAAGGCGCACGCCCTCACCAGCGACAGCTCCTATGCACTGAGCTACCGCCGCCGCGCCGGCCGCGACGCCCGCACCGGTGGTTTCATTGCCTTCACCCTGCGCAACACCGCTAAGGCCCGCATTCTGCGCCTACGCTACTGGGGCGACGAAACCCGCCGCCGCTTCCGCATCCTCGCCGACGGCGAACTCATCGCCAACGAACGCCTGGACGGCAACCGCGGCCTGGACTTCGTCGATGTGGATTACGCCTTGCCCGCAGCGGTGGCAGGCCGCGCCACCCTGCAGATCCGCATCGAACCGGAGACCGGCTACTCGGCAGGGCCGGCGTTCGGGTGTTGGGTGTTGGCGTCGGTGTGA